The region CCTCGCACTGCAAGTACTTACTTCCTCTATGTATCTCTGGTTGGGGTTCGCATCGAAGCCATCCGCTGAGGGTGTGCAGAGTCGAGCAGGTCTCGGCAGGGCGGCTCTGACGCTGTTTGTCGACGCTATCGAGGGCGCACTGGGTCCGGAAGCGGTCGAAGTTCCGGCATCGTTCCCGACCGCTCGATCGTCTGGATTTCGACGTCGTTCACCGCGACGGTGAGCGTTTCCCAGTCGCTCGGTACGTCTGCTCCGCCGACGAGGTGAGTGACGGAACCGCATCGCGATTCCCCGGTCTTTCCGCCGGACGACGTTTCGCTACTGAATCCGGACGTAACGGTGAATCTCAAGACGAACTCGTTCGCGACAGAACGGGTCAACTCAGGTTCGACGTCTCCCAACTCGCTACAGAGCCTCACGTCGAACGTCAAATCCGCGGACTCGCCGTCGCTCACGATGTGAACCCACCCGCTGTGAGTCTCCCCCTCACTCGGGAACGATGTACGACTCTTCGAGTAGACGAGTCCGAGGGAGTCGTCGCCCTCGTCGGTTTCGCTCTCGTCCGACCTACTAAGGGCCACAGAACTCGTCCACCCGTGACAGCCGGCGAGGCAGCCGATACCGGCGATGGAACTGACGGCCAGCACCTCGCGGCGGGATACTGGAGGGCTCATCACTCAGTGAATACGCACTCTCGATAAGTGCTTTTCTACTGCCACGTCGTGGACACGGAGCGCACTCTCAGTCGTCTCTCCGTCTGTCCTCGACGCCGGGTGCGAACTCGAACGGATTCGGTTCTATACCTTCGTGGTACGAGCGAACGGCCAGCTTCGTCCCGAGGTAGCTCGCTCCGACCGTACCGAAGAACGCGACGACGAACGTCCCGGAGCGTACCGAGACGCCTCCGTTACGGTTCGCTGACCCGGAGAACCGGCTTGATGGCGTCGCCGTTCTCGGAGTCTTCGACGGCCTGCTCTATCTCCTCGAAGTCGTAGTACGTCACGAGTTCGTCGAAGGGGAACTTCCCCTGTCGGTACAACTCGACGAGGTCCGGGATGAACTCCCGCGGCGAGGAGTCGCCCTCGACGATTCCGGTGACGGAGCGACCGTTGAGGATGAGGTCGTTCACGTCGAAACTCGCTTCGGCACCCAACGGCGGCGCACCGGCGATTCCGAGCGTCCCGCGTTGGGTGAGCGTCTCGACGGCCTGTTCGGCGACGTCGGTGACGCCGGTCGTTTCGAGGGCGTACTCGACTCCCCCGTCGGTCACCTGTCGGACCGTTTCGACGACGTCGTCTACGTCGTCGGGGTTCACCGTCTCGGTCGCACCGAGGGCGGCCGCCTTTTCGAGGCGGTTCTCCCGGAGTTCGACGACGACGACGTCGGTACAGCCCTTGATATCCGCGGCCATGACCGCCGAGAGACCGACCGACCCCGCGCCGAAGACGACGATGGACGACCCCGCCTGCGGGTCCAGCGAGTTGATGACCGCTCCCGCACCGGTTTGGATGCCGCACCCCAACGGCCCCAGCAGTTCCAAGGGAACGTCGTCTTCGACGGGGACGACGTTTCGCTCGGTGGCGACGGCGTGGGTGGCGAACGACGACTGGCCGAAGAATCGGCCGCTTATCTCCTCGCCGTCGCGCGAAATCGGGGACGTACCGTCCTCCGGTCGCGCGCCGCCGAAGTTGTATTCGTAGAAGTGCTCGCAGTACGCGGGGTGTCCGTCTCGGCAACTGGGGCAGCGTCCGTCGGCGTCGAAACTCATGACGACGCGGTCGCCCGGTTCGACCGACGCGACGTTCGCTCCCACCTCTTCGACGACGCCGGAGCCTTCGTGCCCGAGGACCGCCGGAAGCGGCGTCGGATACCACTGGTCGCGGACGATCATGTCCGTGTGGCAGACGCCGGCCCCGACGACGCGGACGACGACTTCGTTCGCCTGCGGGTCGTCCAGTTCTACGGTCTCGATGTCGAACGGTCCCCCCTCTTCTTCGACTACCGCGGCTTCGATCTCCATGTGTCAATCAACCTTCAGTATGCTCTCGGTTAGAATTTTGGTCGACGGACGGACTCGTCCGTCGCGAGAGCGCTCCGCGAACCGCGAGCACGGGTCGAGCGTCGTCCCGCCTACTCACGTTCGGCCGTCGCCGTCCCGCCTTCGGGTCCTCCCTCAGACGACGAGGTTGGTCAGGGAGTCGCCCGCCTCGCGCCGGCGGACGTTCTCGCGGACGAGCGCCGCGATTCGGTCGGCGTAATCGACCGTCGCGGCGGCGGCGTGCGGGGTGACGACGACGTTCTCCATCTCCCACAACGGGGAGTCCGTCGGGAGGGGTTCCTCCTCGAACACGTCGAGGCCCGCGCCGGCGATGTCGCCCGACCGGAGGGCGGAGACGAGGGCCGACTGGTCGACGACGCCGCCGCGGGCGACGTTGACGAGGTAGGCGTCCTCCCGCATCGCGTCGAATTCGGCCGCGCCGAGGAGTCCCTCCGTCTCGTCGGTCAACGGGACGGTGAGGGCGACGAACCGCGCGTCCGATATCGCCTCGACCAACGCGTCGGGGGTGTACACCTCCGAGACGTGTTCGACGGGCGTCGGCGTCCGACGGACGCCGGTGACGTCCATCCCGAGGGCGTCCGCGCGGCGGGCGACGCCCAGACCGAGCGTTCCGAGGCCGACGACGCAGACGGACTCGCCGTTCAGGGTGAACGCCTCGTCCCACGCCGGCGGGTCCCACGCCTTGTCGGCTTGGTCGCTCCGGTAGCGGTGGAGGCGGCGCGCGAACTGGAGCATGAACCCCAGCGCAGTCTCGCCGACCGAGTCGCCGTGGAGGCCGGTGCTGTTCGTCAGCCGTATCCCGCGTTCGCGGAGGGCGTCGAGCGGAAATTCGTCGTACCCGGCGCGGACGCAGTGAATCCAATCGAGGTCGGCTTCCAGAAACTCCGGTTCGTGACCGAACGAGACGACGGCGTCGAACCCGGCCACGTCGTCGCTCACCTCGGCATCGTACTCCGAGAGGAGCGACCGCAACTTCTCCGCCGGGAAGATTCGCTCGACGGACGAGTGGATGGCGACTCGCGTAGGCATGGGGGCCAGTTCCACCGGACGGACAAAAACGGTTCGTGACGCGGCGAGAGCGTCGGAGGACGCGCCGCCGTCTCAGGCCGTCCGGGCGGCGTCCTCTCGTTCGTCGGACAGGGCTTCTTCGCGGAGTTCCCGGGACCGCTCGGAGGAGACGCTCAGGTTCGGCACCTCCGTCGGGTCGCCGTCCTCGTCGATGGCGACGTAGACGAAGTACGACTCCGTCGTCAGTTCCGTCTCGCCCGTGAGGGGGTCCTCCCGGAAGACGCGGAGACGGACCTTGACGCTGGTCGTCCCGGAGTCGTAGACGTACGCTTCGATGAGTGCGGTGTCCCCGCGCGGAATCGGTCGGTGGAAGTCGACGCCCTCCATGCGGGCGGTGACGCACGTCTCCCCCGAGAACCGCATCGCGGACATCGCTCCCACCTCGTCCATCCACTTCATGACGTTGCCCCCGTGAGCCATGTCGTAGTTGTTCGTGTCGTCAGGTTGGACCAGCACCCGGTTCTCGATGTACGTCTCCTCCAGATCGACCATACACTCGCTACCGAGACGCCCCGAATAACGCTTCTGTCATGCGGTCGTATCGTTGTCTGTCGATTGTGAGGGATTCGGCGGAGCGGTCGTCGCCGGTCCGATTCGACTCGCCGCCGGCCAAATCTCTTTGCCCCCGCGACCCGAACGGCCGGGTATGAGCATCACGCTGTACGCTCTCGACGGGTGCCCGTACTGCGAGAAGGTCCACGACGCCCTCGAAGACGGCGGCGTCGAGTACGAGACGGAGTGGGTCGAAGCGCTCCACTCCGAACGGAACGAGGTCAAGCGCGTCAGCGGTCAGCGCTCCGTTCCGGTACTCGTCGACGAGGAACGCGGCGTGACGATGAACGAGAGCGACAACATCCTCCGGTACGTCGAGGAGACGTTGGCGGCCACATGAAGATATACACCGGCCGCGGCGACGAGGGGATGACCGACCTCCGGGACATGTCCCGGGTGTCGAAGACCAGCGCCCGCATCGAAGCCTACGGGACGGTGGACGAGGCGAACGCGCTGATCGGAACTGTCCGCCCCACGGGGTACGACGACGTGGACGAGAAACTCGAACGCGTCCAGAACCACCTCCACGTCGTGCAGGCGGACCTCGCGAACCCGGACCCCGACGAGGACGACCCGGTCACCACGGCGGACCACGTCGAGGAACTGGAGTCGTTCATCGACGAGGCCGACGAGGAACTGGACCAACTGAACTCCTTCATCCTCCCGAGTGGGAGCGACGCCGGGTCGAAACTCCACCACGCGCGCGCGGTGACGCGCAGGGCGGAGCGCCGAACCGTCGAACTGGCGTCGGAGGAACCGGTGAACGAGCAGACCGTCGCCTACCTGAACCGCCTCTCGGACGCCCTGTTCACCCTCGCGCGCCTCGTGAACAAGCGCGACGGCGTCCGCGAGGACGCCCCGACGTACTGAACACCACGCCTCCGTTCTTCCGTCCATCGCCCGATAGCGCTCCGCTACCCTCGATAGAACATTGTCTCGACCGACACAATCCTTTTATCTGTTGCTTGCCTACGGTCAGATATGAACAAGCACTTCGAAGACGCTTGGTACTACCTCCGACGCGCGGGCGAACACCTCTCCGTGGGCATTCGAGAGGAAGCCGAACCGGTCGAACGCCGCGTTCGCAAGATGCTCGGGCGCGAGGAGGAGGTGCCCCCGTCCGGACGGGAGCGTCTGCAAGCCGAACTCCGCCGCCGGGCGCCGCGACGCGTCGAAGTCGGCGGGAAGAAGGCCATGCGCCGCGCCCAGAGCGGTATCCGACGCTACCGCGGCGGGTCCGCGGAGTAAGCCGAATCGCCCCGAAGAAGAACGTTTAAGTCTCGCCCCGGGATACGATTTTGTGCGCGGGTTGGTGGTCTAGCCCGGTTATGACGGCTCCTTCACACGGAGCAGGCCGGCGGTTCGAATCCGCCCCAACCCATCCTCTTAAGGCGATTACACCGTGAGCGTGCGGACCGTTCTCACCCGTTCTATCTGATTTCTGAGAGGTGGTCGCGGTGAGTCGGACGGTCGAGTTGGAGCCTCCCGTTTGCGACTACTGCGGGTGCTACGTTCTCGACGATGACCAATCCTGTCCGGCACTCAAGGACGGGAGGTGTCAGCCGTGACGCGAAGGAGAGCCGGGAGGGCCGTCTACTGTTCCAAGGCTTGGACCCTCATCGGCGCAAGACTCCGGAGAACCGGAGTACACCGACCAACCACAATGGGGGTGGTCGGGCGTGTGTGACGACCCGTCCCACCGATTTGAGCGTTACGTAGGACGAGAGCTGATTTCAGGTAGGTGGTCAACGAGTCCCCCGACTGAACAACCCGCAGACTGGGATCTCGAGCCCAACCTCGGAGGTAGTGACGCGTGAGCCACATCGCACCTCACTTCCACGAGGTCGACATGTTCCTGTGGTTCACCGACAACGGTCTCTCGCCGTACTGGGCGCTCTCGAATCTCTGTATTGGCGAGTTCGACGGTTACCGGAAGATCACCTTCGAGATTGGAGACGAAGTGTGGACCGCTCGGATCAACTACAACCCCGAGACGGGAATTGCACCCCGCGACTCTGACCCGATCGAGTCGGAGAAAGCGTACGAGTACAAGATCCACGCAGAAGGCCCGGACGAGCAGAAGGCTGATTTCGTCTTCTCGCCTCGGTGGGACGACCAGAAGAAGCCCGACGGTGACGAGATGAAACGCCCTTGGTGCGGTGGCGAAGGCGTTCAGGCCCACGTGCAGGGCTCGAACCTCACGTACGACGAGTACCTCTTCGTCCTGCAGTCCACGCTCCAAGCGTTCGCTGACGAAGCAGAGACGGACTTCTCTCGACGATACTTCGGTCGCCCCCGAGGAGACTCGAACATCGTCACGACCGAACTGTACGTCCGCCTCATGCGTGAGTACGCGAAGAAGCTCACCCGTTCGACGGGCATCTTCTATCGGATTATGCACCTCCTCGCAGAGGAGAAGGACTCACAGTTCATCTACAAGGGCGACAATACCAACGTCGTCGGCAAGCGCCACGCATTCGCCCTTGACCCGTTCTCGTCGTCGAAACTCGTCGACGATCACTCGCTCGGGAAGCGTCTGAAGTGCTATCACCCAAAGTACGTCCGCTCGAAGGAGAGTCGAGACGACCCACTCTCCTCACCGAAGTTCGGCGTTGCGTTCCACAAGTCGCTCAACACAACGGAGGGAATTACTGGAGAGTACCGTTCTGGTGGTTCTGCTGTGAAGTGGCGTGACCGTAAGCAGTTACTCCGCGAACTCGAGGAGACGTTGATCAACGTCCTTCGGTGGGCGGGCATTCCAGTCGACGCCGATCCGACTGCGTTCGTCGAGGACTATCACTTCCAGGTTGAGAAGTCCGACCGCTCCATTGGTCACTTTGGTGACCCGACGCCTCGACTGGAGGCCGAACAGGAGAATCTCGTGATAACGGTACTTCAGGACATCTCTCCGAGTGCACGGTCGGTGATGGAGATGCTCGCCACCGATGGTGGTGAAGCTCACTACAAGGACGTCGCAGACGAGACGGGATACTCCGTCTCTCAAGTCTACCGCGCTCTGGAGGAGATCGGCGAGGCGGTCGTGAACGAAAACGGGCTCGTTCGGTTCTTCTCGGAGAAGATCCGTCAGGAGATCACCGCCATCGTCGAACGAATCGAGTCCTCCATCGAGGACGGCATCGGCGCAGTCGCGCGGCTCGCGAACGTTGAGACGCGTTCATCTGCCGACTCCGCCATCCAACGCTGGATGTCGAGGTACGGGGCGTCGTTCGAGAACATCGGTGACGGTGAGGGGAAGATTCGCTTCGACACCGTCCTGTCGGAGTTGAAGTCGCACGGAGTACCTACCATCGACGAAGTCCTTGAGGAGGGACTTCTCGCATGGAAGCGTGCTGGGCGTAACCCGCGCGTCTTCGCCGAGCTGGAGTTCGTCGCAAAGGAGATCATCGGACGAAACCGAGACGACGGTACTGTGGGGCGAGAAATCACCTGGTAGCGCGGTGACGGCTGAGTGGCAACACTCGTCTGGCTGACGTTCTTTTATATACAACTCGTCCGAACCTCGGTTTCTATTGGAACTCGATTTTCGTCGTCGTCGTCTCTTTCGAGTCCTAAGAGCCTGCAGCCACTCGGGTCGTTCGCATTAGGTGCGAACATCCCCTTAGGGAGTGTCCCTAAGAGGGACAGACTCCGAAAATACCCTCGCACCGCGGCGATTTCTAAGTGATGCACGAGAAAAGGAGGGGGCAAGAGAATGACGAAGTCACCGACGCCCTTCCTGGAAGTGAGAAAGATACTGTCGGACAGTAGACTTACTGATGTCAAGATTATTAGCGATTTCTGCATCACTCAAGTAGTGAATAGAACGTAGATAGGCAGCAATTGCGGGCTTTCCAAGAGCTGCAATAGAGACGGGAACGAAGTTTGATTTAGAGACGGTGTCGAACTTACCTACCCGTGACCAAAGCTCTGCAAATAACCGAGCACGTTGCCTACTACGGCGAAAAAGCAAGTGTTGATCAGCAAAACAACGCATTTCGCCAGTAGGCGTTCGAACCCAAGCAAAGCCACCTCCCCTCCCCTTACTGAACCGGAAAACAGCGACTGTCAATTCGCCATCTTCCCAATCGATAGTCCGATCGATGTCGTACCAATACCTCTCTGGGGGAGAACCCGTGAAATGCCGCTCAATGTGTTCGCGCTCCTCATCTGTGAGCTCCATTACCTATTAGAGAGGGTTTTACAGATTGTAAAATCCGCGCCTTTCATTTATAACACCCATCCAGCGCAATAGCAGAGTGCGGCACGACCTACCAGGAGAGTGAGAAAATCATAATGGAAGAACGCGATTGGGAAGCCATCCGCCGAAGCGTGCTTGAGCGCGACCAAGAGCAGTGCATGAACTGTCGTATTCCGAGAACTGATGCTACCCTCGATGTCCACCACATCGTGCCTCGTGGACAGGGAGGATCAGATCGATTCTCGAATCTGGTCGCGCTTTGCAGACAGTGTCACGATGCCGCGCACGGCAAGGCGATGGCTCCCGTGGTTAGATGGTACAGCAATGGTCAAATGGATTCCGTTGAGTTCGAGGCCTACCGCCATCTGTGGAAGACGATCGACTGGGTACGCTTCAATGAGGAAGGGCGATTCTGGTATATCCCCTTAGGGGACATTGGGCGGTTCGTTGACGAACCGCTCATAGAGGATAGGGAACGGATGCCCTTCGGTAAGCAGAGTAGATAGGAAGACGCACCCGCAGTTGGCCTTCGGCCACACCGATATTTCTCAGATAAAGCATCAATCTACGTCCACCCACACATCTAGATTCCGAGCGGGAGTTAGTTGTCCCTGGGAGCCCATACTGATGCGGTACGCTCATCGTATGATAACAAGGTCACAAGGATAGATGATTCCCAGATGGGAGTTGGTTGAGGAATAGATGTAAAAGAAGGTACTTAGACTCGTCCAGATCCTCAGGGAGTGAGCTGCTCGTAGCCTAATCACCCTCAACTGAACGACTCTAAACTACACTCGGTGTGTGAACTCAGATAGCGCTCAATCCGTCGTTCGTGCCATCCAATCGGCGATAGGATGCTTTCTGCTGCCTGTATCAGTTGATCGCGGTAGAACGGCCCGTCGTACTCCGAGGGCTCTTCGCTCTTGAGGACGACACGGTCTCGAGACGACTTCTCGTCGTCGACGACGACGTACGACACGTTCTGGCCTGGGCGTCGGGTGAGTCCCTTTCCGTCGGCGCGTTTCAAGGCGGCGACGTTCCGGGTGTTCTGCGTGTACTCGTCAAGCGACTTCGAGACACGATTGTTCACGACCAGTCGCGTCGGGTCAATGGCCCCACGTTCGAGGCGATCGATCATCGTGCGGAGTCGCTCACACACCGCTTCCGGGTCGCGGGTTTCGTCTAGGGCCTCGATGAGTTCCCGCTGTGCATCCTCGATGTACGTCGGTGTACTTCGTTGACGGCACTCGATACCTCGATACTTATACTCATCAACACCGGCTACCTTTCCGAAGTACTTCGTGAGGGCACCGGCGTCGGAATCCGCACGGGGAACAAATGCAATCCAGTCGTACTCGGCCTCGTACTCTAAGCGGATTCCCACGTCCTCAGTGATCTGGGCTGCAAGTTCGTCAAGCGGCGTCTGTTCCGCGCCGTCGACGGGGGTTACCCAGATGCTGTCGACAATTCCGTGGACGACACGCCACCCGTTCGCCTCGAAGACGGCCTTGCTATCGAGAAGGATTTCGCGCGCGAAGGCGTTGATCGCCTCGTGGCACTCGATTCGGCCGAACTTCGCGTTGGAGAATCCCTGATACCCGAAACACGAGACGAGTATCCACTTGATGGCGTTCGACTGGCCTTCGAGGGCGGCCTGCCGGTCGGGGTCCTTAGTGTCCTCTAGTTCCTCCTTGATAGCATCACGATCGGCGATGAGCGGTTCGAGAACGTCGGGGAGATACCCTCGTTCGTCACAGATGGAGTACCCCAGTCCGGGGACATCGTCGCGGTCGGCGTGACAGTCACACCGAATCTTGTCTGGGCTCACGTTTCGAGTGACGATGATATTCGGGAAGAGCGAGGAGAAGTCCAGTTCGTGGACATCCTCGTGCAACCCAACCTCCGGAGTGAACGTGAACCCACCTCGGTCGGCCGCATGGAGTTGTCGCATCGTCTTGAACTGCTCGTGCCGCCACGAGTGCCACGGGACGAGCACGCCGCGAGACCGTGCCTCTCGTATTTGGATGGCCGTCAGAACGTTGCCGATCGAGGACCACGCCAACTCTTGGAGCGGCTTGTGCGACCGAGAGACGAGGTCGAGACAGCCGTCCAAGTTCGTCTGGTCCCAAAAGAACGTATTCGACTCGTCGATGATGACCCGACCCGGGACATTGTAGCGGGCAGGCGAGTGACCGACCTGTCCGTAACTCTCGTACGTAGACTCGCCGGCGAGCGTCTGATAGCCGGGGAGCCTCCCGAGTGCGAACTCCGAGATATCGTACTGGTCGGCCTGTTCGAACAGCCGGGGTATCAGCTCACTCGACGATACTTGCAGGACATCAGGGTCGTCTTCCTGAATCTGCTCGCGTACCCCCGTCAGCACGTCATCCGGGACGCCCGACAGTAGTTTATCTCCGACTTTTATCTCCGTTATCGGGGGTGAGGCGAGTTCGGCTTCGTCTACGGCGAGACGGAGAACCGAGGGTCGCTGCGTTGGCGTCGGGTCGACGCCCGCCTCCAGACAGTATCGGTACTCTCGGGAGAAGTCGACGTTGTAGAGGCGGTAGTCGCCGGGTGATCCCCACCCTCTGACCTCGTTGGCGACGTTCGTCACAGCATCGAGGTCCGCGACATCGACGCGCAAGACCGTCGTCGGGTCGTGCCGAAAGCCAACCTGTTCTTCGACCTGCTGCGTCGCCTCAACTTGAGGGTGGTTGCGAAGGTATGCTGCGGCTTCTGTGAGGTCGCCACCGTGGACGGAGACGTATATCGTCGGCGTGTACGAGTCGTTGCGTGTCACCGTCGTTCCGTCGTCGGTGAGCGACCATTCGAGTACTGTGCCATCTCGGTAGTCGATCTTGTAGGTCATCGGGTGCTCTGGTCGCCCACATCGTCTTGGTCAACGTGAGCTTCAAGTTCGTCAATTCGGCGTTCCTGTTCCAGGACGATCGAGACGATCATCGGTATCTCGGGGGTGCGATGATTCAGGTAGCCCGCCGCGTCAGCGTGGGCACGCACGTGGTCGAACAGGCGGTCGAAATGCGGTTGGTCACGGCGACGGAGCGCCCTCCGGAAGTCGCTCCAGTCGTCTTCGACAGCGCGAATCGTGTCTCGGAACGTCGGGTTAGTTCGGCCCACCGATCTGCACCTCCATCGGGGCCGGCGTCTCGATCTCGTCGAAGACAGCATGGCGGGATGAGAGGACACGCCGCCAGAACGCGAACGTCGTCTGCACGAGGCCATCCTCGACCGGATAGACTAGTGTCTCGAACTCGTCACCGCTGAATCGCGGGCCGAAGGCTGTCTGCTCACATTGGAGGACCGTTGTCGACACGTCCGCGACGGGTTCCGAAAAGGCGTCGTCGGTCGTCCGTGTAACCAGTACGGGGAGGTCGTAGTCCACGGCCAGTCGGACGACGCGACGAAGTGCCGCCGTTAGCATCTGGTCGGCCTCCTGGGATCCGAGGTCGTCAGCACGATAGAACGCGTCAACATCAGGAAGGACTACGAGTTCGACGTCGTCAGGAAGTTCAGCGGGGATATCATCGATCAGACTGTAGTGCTGCCACGGAGTGAACGCCCGCGCAATATGCACTCGGTTGAGAACGCGCATGCTCGGCGCGAGTTCGGCCATAGGCTGAGTCGTGCCGTTTCCACGCGAATCGATCCAAACGGCCGACCCGCTCTCTAATAGGATATGGTCAAGGACGAGCGAATGCAGCGCACCCGATGCTCGGTCTTCCATTTCGAGGAGCGTCACGCCTGTGTCGAGAGTCGGTAGTTCTGGTATCGTTCGACGCGTCATCACGTTATACAGTCTATCACCCCTGTCAATAGGCGACGCGGGGTCGTTTCCGTTGTTTCCGATATCGGGTTAGGAGAGGTCCGTTCGAGGGCGGTACGTCCGGGCGCGCTTCTCTCCGTCGGCAACGACGAGGCGGTAATGCTCCATCTTTTGCAAGTAGTTTCGGACCGTCCGCTTCGTCTTCGGGTTGTCGACGCGCCGGCAGTACTCGTCGTAGAGTTCGCCCGGATTCGTCTCCCCTTCTTCCTCCAGAATCTCGAAGAGGACGCGCTGATGCTGCCGTAATTTCTCGACCGCCTTGCGACGAACCTCGGCCCGTCCGTCGGGGACTGCATCCTCGACGATATTGCTCGTGATGTGATCCTGCCCAGCCTGTTGTGCTTGCCGGGCAGCGTTGCGAAGTATTCCGATAGCAATGCGTGCGTCCCCTGCTGCGGCATCAGCGATAAGCGCCAATTGAGGCTTTCCGATAGCGTCTTCCGTTAACCCCCACCGGGTTCGCGCCTCCAGTATCGAAACCAGTTCATCGAGATGGTACTTGTCGAAGTTGATGCGGACGCAACTCTGGAAACGGCTACTTAGTCGGTCATCGAGATATGAGAATAGGTCTTCCTCGCGATTCGTGATAAGAATCGCCGTGATGCCCCGCGTTTCGTATAGATCGTAGAGGACGCTCTTATCTTCGAGCTGGTCGACTTCGTCAAGGATGACGACGTAGTGGGGACCGTCGTAGTTCCGGAGGCGATTCAGGAGTTCATCTGTCGGGGTCGACCGCCGGTGGATGTCGACCGTCTTTCCGATACCGTCCAGGACGCGGTAGAGGACTCGGAATCGCGTGTAGTCTTGCCAGCAGTTGATGTACTGCGAGTTGATGTTGAGGACGTTCTCCCGAAGGCGTTCGGTCGTAAACCGGGCGATACACGTCTTTCCTGCACCCGATGGACCGAGAAGCAGGGATGTCTCGCCTGGCTCTTTGTGCATAATGGGCTTGAGGGCGTTCGAGAGGACGTTCACCTCCTGGTTTCGATGCTCAACCTCCTTCGGTGTGAATTCCGGTTGGAGGACGCGAGCATCTGTAATCATGGCTGGGCGGGTGTTTTCTCGGCAATACAGATAAACGGAATTGTGTGGTTTCCGTTAGTTCCGATACTAGGCTGTTCCCGCCATCCATCCTGGACAGAAGAATCTCTTATGTATAGAGACAACTTCATTATCTGTCCGTTTCCCCCTTTTGAATACCGTGGAGAAGGTTACTCGATTAATTGGTGCCCATCACGCCCTTGATGAGGTGACTCGGTTAGACGAGTTCGAATCTTGGGTGACTCAAAACTTCGAGGGTGACGACCAGGATCACATTAAAGGATACAAAATCTTGGTCAGAGCACTCTTCCGGACTTTTCAGGAGGAGCTGAACATTCACAGGAAATGCCTGGACATTGAGTCTTCGTTTGAATATTTCCGTGCAGAATCGTCGATAGCAGATATTGATTCGTTGGAAGCCAATTGTGAGGCTTCACATCTACTCAAACATCTCAATGAGTTCGACCGGCGCCTATACCGTGCCCACAATCGAGAGTATCTCAATAGGGAGCTTGCTTCACTTAGGAGCGATGTCATCAAGCCGTTCAATGAACTCTTCGAGAAGTACGGTCGAACGAAGACAACACTTGATCTCTCTGAATACTTTGACTACCAGGCAATCAAAATAGTTCTCCCTG is a window of Halopelagius longus DNA encoding:
- a CDS encoding P-loop NTPase family protein — encoded protein: MTRRTIPELPTLDTGVTLLEMEDRASGALHSLVLDHILLESGSAVWIDSRGNGTTQPMAELAPSMRVLNRVHIARAFTPWQHYSLIDDIPAELPDDVELVVLPDVDAFYRADDLGSQEADQMLTAALRRVVRLAVDYDLPVLVTRTTDDAFSEPVADVSTTVLQCEQTAFGPRFSGDEFETLVYPVEDGLVQTTFAFWRRVLSSRHAVFDEIETPAPMEVQIGGPN
- a CDS encoding type B DNA-directed DNA polymerase, coding for MTYKIDYRDGTVLEWSLTDDGTTVTRNDSYTPTIYVSVHGGDLTEAAAYLRNHPQVEATQQVEEQVGFRHDPTTVLRVDVADLDAVTNVANEVRGWGSPGDYRLYNVDFSREYRYCLEAGVDPTPTQRPSVLRLAVDEAELASPPITEIKVGDKLLSGVPDDVLTGVREQIQEDDPDVLQVSSSELIPRLFEQADQYDISEFALGRLPGYQTLAGESTYESYGQVGHSPARYNVPGRVIIDESNTFFWDQTNLDGCLDLVSRSHKPLQELAWSSIGNVLTAIQIREARSRGVLVPWHSWRHEQFKTMRQLHAADRGGFTFTPEVGLHEDVHELDFSSLFPNIIVTRNVSPDKIRCDCHADRDDVPGLGYSICDERGYLPDVLEPLIADRDAIKEELEDTKDPDRQAALEGQSNAIKWILVSCFGYQGFSNAKFGRIECHEAINAFAREILLDSKAVFEANGWRVVHGIVDSIWVTPVDGAEQTPLDELAAQITEDVGIRLEYEAEYDWIAFVPRADSDAGALTKYFGKVAGVDEYKYRGIECRQRSTPTYIEDAQRELIEALDETRDPEAVCERLRTMIDRLERGAIDPTRLVVNNRVSKSLDEYTQNTRNVAALKRADGKGLTRRPGQNVSYVVVDDEKSSRDRVVLKSEEPSEYDGPFYRDQLIQAAESILSPIGWHERRIERYLSSHTECSLESFS
- a CDS encoding Cdc6/Cdc18 family protein; its protein translation is MITDARVLQPEFTPKEVEHRNQEVNVLSNALKPIMHKEPGETSLLLGPSGAGKTCIARFTTERLRENVLNINSQYINCWQDYTRFRVLYRVLDGIGKTVDIHRRSTPTDELLNRLRNYDGPHYVVILDEVDQLEDKSVLYDLYETRGITAILITNREEDLFSYLDDRLSSRFQSCVRINFDKYHLDELVSILEARTRWGLTEDAIGKPQLALIADAAAGDARIAIGILRNAARQAQQAGQDHITSNIVEDAVPDGRAEVRRKAVEKLRQHQRVLFEILEEEGETNPGELYDEYCRRVDNPKTKRTVRNYLQKMEHYRLVVADGEKRARTYRPRTDLS